Below is a genomic region from Tripterygium wilfordii isolate XIE 37 chromosome 12, ASM1340144v1, whole genome shotgun sequence.
gctcctgtcaaagagtttggaaataacctgagacgaaggttgtcaaagttgtcataaTTTGCCAATTCGCCACACTGCATTGTGAAACGACCAATATGCTCCACGGTGGACAGCCTTCTTCTCCAGAGAATAAAGTGAAGTCAGACACTCTAAATCCTCTTGGGTAAGGATTCCCCCTATCCACAACAGCTGGAtaaggtttgtgatactctggtCGACCAACCTGTCTATGGCCATAGCCATATAAGTCTTGAACTAGCTGTTTGAGAATCTCGAGATCAACCGGTGGTGTTGGTGGAATTATAGGTTGAACTCTACAAGCAGTACCCACTCTTGTAGCCATGTTACCTCCAGATCCAGTGGGTTCAGTATTTGCATAAGCAGCTAGATTactcataggattagtattcccATATGTAACAGGTCTGAAATTTtgaccattaccagatggagagcgcatCGGGGGAGGTGTGTATTTGTTGTAACCACCATCAGCCTGGTAGTTTGCCTCATTTCTGTGATGGGAATTTCCCCCCCATAGTCATATCCTCAAACTTCTGCTCCAGCTTTCACTCCATCTGCTTCATGGCATTTTCCATTGTTTGATTTGAACATGCCTCCAGATTTTTGATAGTTTTGACCAGATATTCAAACAAGATAGCGGCTTCATCGGATAAGCCAGCTAGTCGTTCAATCAGCTCCTGTTTTTCTTCAGTACCGCCATCATTGGCAGCCTCTTCCATTTCTACCAGTGGATTTTCCTCCTATAGATTCTCCCCAACCACTGGTTCCTTTCTTGACAAACGAGTGCTTGGAGACATGATAACTTGCAGTGCTTCTTCTTTGGTCCCaccgggtgtgccaaaaaaggttgttgtcaccaaaatgtggcccaaggtgatgatgatttgctggtgtgccaaggattatagtttcctacactaatgtgaatgaaatgcaccgaacgtaaatatgacttctatctagaagattgagcgaactatcttgggacctcaatagttctaggttccccaattCTACTGAAGtccgctttgttgagattgaaatgaagaaacaaaaacagataccaagaacaatttacacaacgatggttggcgtTGAAACTTGacaggaaataaatacaagaaaatttggaatgaacgacatagcttgaaattgacaaggatttggaaaatgtaattgaaatgcaaGAATGCTAGGAAGGTTGGAAGTTGAAATTGCCTTTAGGCTTAagtagtttgtttgattgacTGGTTGTGTGTGTCTGTCCTtcgtctgtctaccatcttatatatcttctgtctttgcactaaaatctcctccataaaccatgatttctctgcagttatccttgattcaTGCCATCTTCTGTCAGTTTGAAACCATTACCacattaccacctcttcatgttagttttcccttaaatctctcacaagctgccacctggaccatcttgttataactgtcatcacttcttcctcttttcatggatcactctcagcacaactgcacctggcagttactcatcaaatgggcttctcttcttcaataatatgggcttatgggccatAACAATCCAAACCATAAATAGGTAGCACAATGGGCCTTGCACATATTCTTAGCCCATttggcccaacatatttttggtgccaacagaGCTATACAGTTAAGGTATCCACAACGCTTTCCTTCTCAAATGAACctgatttttatggaatttatgTTGATAATCTATCTTATCCAACCCAGTAAGTGTTATGTTTCAGCCAAGATTAAATGGGTTTTATTTATAAAGTGTGAATGATTAAATGGGTCATACTTGTTAATTTTGGGTAAATGTGCAGATTGGATTAAGTTCATAAATtatttggtttgttttatttGAGTTGGCTAGTCTTAATAAGTTTAATTGGTTTTAGGGATaacggaaaaaaaaattttagttagCCTTTGATTAAGTTTGGTAACCATTTTTAAATGGGTGTTGTAGGGTGGTAACATCTTCCATACACTCAATCGACCTCCGGACTCAATTTTTGTTCTTGCAAATATGGATCATTTGGAAGAAATGAGAGCTTGGGTCGAAGATCTACAATTGTCAAGTAGTAGTTCTAGTGATCAGGTAAATATAGATAATGAagacattttttatttgtttcacaaaatattttgattaacTACATAAACTCAAGTGAAATTTATTGTTGACAGGATTATActatgaaaaaagaagaagaacttgCGGATGATTGTGAAGAGAAAATTGAAGTTGACATTACAAATCCATTTTTAATCGAGGCGATATAACAACTAGGGAAATAATATGTCTTCTATTTTGAACATATTTAGCAAACCTGTTTTCATTTATAACTTATTTTCAGGTGTTCGATTCACGTCAATCGTTGATTGATTGGGTTCAAAAAACAAGGAGTAATTTGGGATTCATCATTGTTACAAGAAGCTCATCGAGCTCATCATTATTGTTGCAATGCGATCACGGTGGCACatacagaaggaaaaaaaatcctccATGAAGCTAACAGGCACGAAAAAGCTTGATTGTCCTTTCAGACTTAAAGAGTTGAAACTACGTGAAGATGATGATTGGATGATAAGAGTGCTATGTGGAGCACATAACCATGCCCGTGCATCACCTTTCTGATCCTGAACGGTTGATATGTCTAGCAATCATGTGAAGCCAcgagacatattggcatcattgAAGAAATGAGATCCGAATAATGCGTCCACtattaaaacaatatacaaTGCACAACATAAGTTTTGAATTTCTAAAAAAGCCAATAAATCCCACATTCAGGCTCTCATGTCATTCCTACACGAGCACATGTACATTTTCTATTATCGAACCGATGATATAACCAATGAGCTCCATGATTTATTCTTTGCTCATCCAGGCTCGTTAAAACTACTACGTGCATTCCCGCATGTTTCATTAATAGAGCAGGTTCAGGATGCCTCTTCTTGAGATTGTCGGGGTGACTCCAACAAGTATGACATATTGCATAGCATTCATGCTCTTGAATTCCAAGAAGGAGGACAATTATACATGGGTTTTAAGGTGTTtgcagtcaacaattgaggaaaGCATTGCCCCAAGAGTTATTGTCGTCGATAGAGAGTTGACGCTGAAGAAATCATGTGCCCTGGTATTTCATGGTGCAAAGAAACTACTCTGTAGATGGCACATATATAGGAGTGTTTTGGCGAATTACAAAAGATCATTTCAAGACAAGGAATCATGGGATGCATTCTACTCATCCTGGAATACGTTGGTGGAATCTGAAAATGAGATTGCCTACATGTACGATTTGTCGCACCTAGAGGTAATCCTACAAAACTATGCAGTTGTGGTTAGTTACATTAAAGATGTGTGGTGGATAtcatataaggagatgtttgtttCCGCTTGGACGAATAAGTATTTGCATTTAGGGAACTTGACCACTAATAGGGTCGAGAGTCAGCATGCAAAGTTAAAGAAATACCTGGGATCATCACAGTCAGATGTTGAGTCCGTATTATCTTTAATTCATCAGCTCATTCAAGCTTAGGCCACATCAATCAAGGCTAGTTTGGAGAAAAGTAGACATATCGTCCTTAACACAAATCAATTCGGGGAATTACGTGGTTTTGTTTCTATTGATGCGTTGAATGTGATTTTCAAAGAATATGAGCAATCTAAAGTGTCAGAGAAGATTCGTACGCCTACGGATGTAAACTTCGTACAATCTACGAACTACCGTGTACGCACGAGCTTTCAATATACATGAACGATACTCAGCCATATCACTTGCTTCCATCGATGCATTTTGATAGAAACTTGACCTATCGCCATGTGTTTCTCTTAGAGACGATGACATTGATTGTACCGTTGAGCTACAAATGTTTGTAGAACAATTTAAGCATCACTCACGACCATAAAAGTTTAGTATACTACGAAAGATCAGGGAGATAATTAAACCCTCAACTACTATAGTATAAGATCCGGTTGTTAGGAAAAGTACACATGGACGCCCCTCTTCGAAGAAAAAAGCAGACATACATACTCATTGTAATCCTATCACACCCGACTCCATAGAACATGATTTTCTTCAGTCCTACCAACAAAGTAGACATAGTATTTTAGTGGGACGCCCATCCTCGATGAAAAAGGCTAGTGGAGTAACTTATACAGATTCGTCTACGTTTGAATTCATTCACCATGAATTTCATCATTCCCAACAACCAGGGAGACACAGTTGCTCATCCCTCTACAGTACTCCACCACTCCCTACACAAAGGAGTTCCAGATCAAGTAACTTTAAGCATGACCATATTTATGTTTGTCAGTTTCCGCCAATATTGCATCCTTACATTGGGTCTGTACAAGATGTAATacctgatggaaattgcggctttcggGTGATAGATGCTTGTCTTGGTTTTGGCGAACATGCATGCGATATTATCCGTCATGACTTGATAGGTGAGTTGGGCGCATTCTGACATGAATATGTTGCATTGTTTGGTAGTGAAGAGCATTCATATTGTGTTCACAACTCACTAAACTTCTTTGAATTAGATAGAGCAGCACTAGTTCAGCACTGGATGATAATGCCAAACATGAGTCTCTTTATTGCTTCGAGGTACAATGTCATACTACACGTTTTTAGTTCTGCACAGAGCTTCATATATTTACCACTTGATCAACTCCTCCACCGCagtatcaacatgttgctatcgcTATTGGAcacgttaataataatcactacaTCCAAGTTTCCTTAGTTGGGGGTTACCCGATGCATACCATTATGCCTTAGTGGAATTACTTCAAGTATGAGTGCACAGCTGCATGAGTTTTATCatatatggaacaacttgatgCATACATGCATCATACTCGTTTTAGGTTTTCTCCTGAAACCATTGTGGTAGAAGATTAGTAATGTAACATGTGCTATTGTGCTTAAATAAATTTACATAAGGTAATTAAATCATATGTATCATATCTTATtgagatcatatatatatatatatataacattctttttaataaaattgaagtcaaTTTATTGGGAGACGTGTTCAAGCATGTCCATTGTTTTTGCTAAGTAATTTTTTATGAACTATGCttgtatatttataaaaaatgataattaaaagtattttagtttaaatacacataattttattaaaaagaagtaaaatacTGATCCCGATGCCATCACATCATTCTTTGGTTATTTTAATCTTCTATTAATTTTGTAGAATGATTGATTGAAATGttgtgtgtatttagtaaaaaaattatgtgtatttagcaattccccttatttttttgacaaactaatttagcaaaagaaaaaaaaggtttcaaGAATACGGAGTGTACTAGGTGATACCAACGCTACGCGCGTTATGCTTTAGGTATGAATACTGAATAATAGGTTTGAGGTGACCATTCTTACAACATTATATCATTGAGTTATTGTAACATACTAAAATTTTTGTTGGAAAAGATGGTAGGATTAGTAGTGATCGCAACAAATTTTATACAAAAATTGGTGCTTTAAGGTGTGTAGTCGTTTTCCTTGAAACAATATTTGCCCACACCAAATGATTGTATTGGGTTACAACAATTCTGCCTCCAGGATATAATGAAGCCTGGTTTATGGACTGCATTCTTCTTATTGCAATGACAGTAAAATGTCAGAATAAtttgagaataatcaagagATAGAGATATATTTGTCTTTCTATTTTTGTAGTAATTGAAAATCTTTTACTAAGAGAGAATGGGAGAGATTTGATAGAAAATTTGGATTCTTGAAATGGTTGGAGGATGACTCTATTCATAGAGTTTGCGGTGACTCTTCATATAAAacaccataaaaaaaatatgtttttaccATGAATGATCATGTCTTTACAATGGTGACTCTTCATATAAGACACCATAAAAAATATGTTCGAAaattttccaacaatcccctaccatttttcaaaataatagaCGAtgattctttttctctcttgtcAGACTTAGTGCATAGATGAAATGTGTCTTGTGACTTGAACCAATTACTTGAAGGAAACTcactttcccttctctttcattccctccaaatctctctatccaaacacactcttagagcACTTATAATGGTATGCATTTCCTTAGGCATCGGAGCAACAAAGTGACTTTTTCTTGACCCATCAAAAAATTTTGTGCTCCAACAATGCCtatttgttggcatctttttaaTTACCCAAACATGAAGGCATGGAACATACAATGCCTACATATTGATCCAAAATGGGATCCACATCTCACACAGactcatatttttatctttaaatcaATACTGAGTTCagtctctattacacaaaaatcaagccaccaaatttacaccattgtatcaatatattttgttgtctcagcctcatcagcaaaacacatctcttaACCTATTTTGTTGTCTCAATAAAAAATTACCATTGTAGTTGCTCCAAAGTGATATATATCAAAGTCAATCAAGATGCCTAGACAAGGATAGCTTGATCTAGTGATCTTATATGATTGATTGGACACATTTCACGGACTATTCTTTTTCTTGCACATGCGTCAACAAATGAAAACTAAAAGACATATCTACTTTTCGTATGTATCATCATTTACTCGCCGCTAATTCATTTATCAACATTATGCGAACTATAGTGAATGGAGAATAATGGATAGTTAGGGCCATATGAATATATCAAGAACTTCAAATCTGTACAATTTGATTCTCTGTCACATTTATGCTAGCGTCCGAAGGTTTCTTCAATCCAAATTATAGGGTATGTGCATTCCTGAAAGTACATGGTGAACTGATACAGGTTCTGTTTGATTTGCAAAAATGACTACAGATAATTGACAATTTGGAAGATGACAGAAAGAGTCTCCAATTAATAGAGTTCATTGTTCTGCTGTCCAAAGAAACAGAGTACATGCAGTTCCATATTCTACGTCATATTTATCTATTTGGACTGCAGTTTAGGGTGTTTAAGCTAGGTTGCTGGGGGCTTTTGCTCAGACATTTGCTCATGGATGGCAAAGTGTTCTGCTCCGGCAAAAAATACACATTGCAGCAGCCTTCCCCCAGGAAGACAGATTCTGTACAAACATCCTACATGTGTAATCCCAGCCAAATCTTACCATTCAACATCACTCTTACAATTCACCATTCAAAACATGTTAGGTAAAACCAACACACTGTCCATGACTAACAGTTACCATCGCCTGCTTATTGATAGCAATTTAACCAGTCACCAGCAAATCCTATTGACAATTTTATTGCAGCTGATTCTCATTATACGACGcgaaagaaaccctaaaaatatCGCAAGATAAACACGAGGATTTCACAATAATAATATCGATTCAAATACATACTTTCGGCACACCcctcaaaaataacaaaataactaATTGTACTTCAGAGATGAAAAATCAGACTAATATCATACTTAATCCTAAATCTTGAGTTTTGAAGCATTGAcaccaaaaaggaaaagaagcaagaaaagagagctaaaagaaactGTAATAGATATCTTATAAATTCATTCTACAGAATATATATCCTTCCATGGGGCAGAAAATGAAGGGTGATTTGTTATTAATTCGTAATTCTTTCAGATGCATTGACACATTATTATATGTCAAGCTGCTGCTTTATGTCGGATGATGTTTACAACAATTTTTTCCGGCATGACGAATTTTACTGTACATCCTTGAGTCTTTGCCGTAAAGACACACAAGGCAGCAATTCAATTACACAGTTTTGCACAAGAAATGTTGCATTCGGTGCTGCTTTGTAGTACTTCAGCACCCAAAACACAACTAAGAAAGTGATGCCTAATGATTATATATCCTGTAAATCTCAGGGAAGCCGAGCCTTTTTCCATATTGGACAGCCAACCAACCCATAAAAGAGAAGTATGCCACAAGAAAGCAAGCACGTTTTAAGCAAACTCGATTGACAGCCCCAGCAATCATCCTTGCTAATCGAGGCAACCATGATAGGACTTTTACAAAGCTTATAGTAATCAAGGAAGTCAAAAAACCAGTAATAACTCCAGCAATAGTTTCCCACCTCCAGTATACAGCTCTTCCCTTCTTATTGGAAACCCAGGAGCGCAAAATCTTTGTAGACCTGACCCTAAGAAAGTAACTGAAAATAAGATTGATGACAAATGTGcatttacaaaaagaaaaacacatgcACAACTATCTCACATTTTGCAACTCAATTCAAGAACACGGGATACTGCAAGGTAATATGGTAACCATAACACACTTCAATGTCGGGGTAAGGCTATGTACTTACTCTATTGGTTATATCATATTTCATATCAGAACAACCAAATCTAGTTCGAAAATTTAAGATTGATTCAGTAGCATCATAATCAACATGGAGCTTGATAAGAGCGTTCAAGCTACAGGAAAGAAATAAACGCTCACCACAGTTGGAAACAACAAAAAAGGCCATGTAACTGTTTTAGAAAAATTTTGTAAGTTTTTTGACGCTTGGTTGTCTTGGAGGAAGTGTTATTTTTGGAGTTTCTTTTTCACTATTGGGAAATTTAGAAATTATGCTCGCAGCAGAATCAAGTCACTTTCATAAGTTATTTTAACAGTGGGATAGGTATGATCTACTTTGAGTCAATAAGGATCCAAATAAATTAGGAAATGCAGATTGGAGAAAACTTGGTCGCCAAGTCAAATTTTGTAGTCAAATCTACTTTCCCTGCTGGATGATGTTTAACACTATGCTCATGGTATCAGAGTGATCTTTGCTAAAGACTGGACAAAATTAGATCTTCAGATTTTCCATTGAACCAACTTCCTTTTGGGTCTGTTTATCCAGTTATATCTTCTGAAATAAATAGCACACATTCAAACATGGCCAGGGAAATTGAAAGGAAGGAAAGAACATTCTACTCACAGCATGGGATACCATCTCATTTTCTCAGCTGAAGAAAGGTCTTTTGTTCGGCAATTGAAAAAGCCATCACGATATAAGCTCACTTTTGAAATTCCAGATGTATACCAGCAGTCATAAGTTTTATTGACCTAAAAAGGGGAGAAAATGTTTCAACAGAAATAGCATGCCAAATCACAAGTACTTTATGGATTATGCATGCAGCATGAGTTGTTATGCACACATAGAGGTAATTGCGCATGTTCATGTTCAAAATCCCAATAACCAGTAAACTGTACTAATCAAAAAACACATACAGGTATATTGCACAAGTTCGTGTTCAAAATCCCAATAAGCAGTAAACTgtgctaataaaaaaaataaacagcaAATTCTTTCGCCATGTAACCTTCCTCTTTTCTAATAGTTCAATAGATTTTCGAAACTCACTTTAAAACATGCCATGAGTGAGAACAAAGACCTTGCGCCCTACCTTAAATTTGTCTTTAGTCAACCATGCAGCACCAAAGCTAGGCCTGCAATCAAGAGGAAGGGCCTCATTTGGAGCCTCAGCACGTGCAACCTGTGTCTCCCCTAAAGACTGATGTTTGTATTCCACCTGCAATGGTAGAAAGGAACTAATTTATTGGCATAACTAGACTACTGACTCAAATTATTTGAATGTCAAGAAGTTACTAAAGCTAACAAGTTCATGATGAGATATTATAAATAGTATGTATAACAAAGCAAGGTAAAAAACACTTgcgcacaaggctcccgcaatgggtGGGGTCGGGAACAGATTCCAGGAATTGagcttgtgacctctaggttgcatcaTTGTAACTCTATccttgggccacatgttcgcctgtaaaaaggtaaacaactccatgGTAGGCAGAGTGGGAACAGACAGGatatacgcagaccttacccccatataatatgtggagaggttgtttccactaattgaacctgtgacctctaggttgcgcCTCTACAACTCTATCATTGTAATGAATGAAATGCTCCAATTTTTAATACATTTTGGATGATTTTTGGCTTAGTATGTCTACTCAAAACTAGGATGATTTTATACATCTTAATATTCTGCCTGTAATCCCCCTTCCACTGTGCCTTCTTTCCACTCCCCATACTAATTATGCCTTCTGGTTTTCATGGCATTTGCTTCAACCCTACCTACAAAGGACAATTTCATCGGATCCAACAGtttttataacttttttttttttccatatcttAGCAGAAAGGTTTAGAACCTTATTTAGAAAATGAAATCCTCTTGGTAAAAGTACAAAGAACACTTGCTTTCTTTGTTAACGAAAATCATCTCATGAAAACATTACAACTGGACAGTACAATTGATCTTatatcttttcttgttttgcagCTGATTAGATATATGACCCCTGGTCAAAAGAACCAAATGGCAATCTTGACTACCAAGATGAACGTCATACACAACTAGATACAAATAATATGGGTACATACATTTCTTGCTTCGTCCAAATTGAAttaaataacaataacaatatcTGTTCCCAGTAACTGGAACCTGAATTGCAGTTAGTGTCTTCAATCTTATACCAAATGTCAGATACTTTAGCAATACCAAATTTCACTCTGAAAAGCTTAAACCctaaaagaaggaagaagatgatAGAACAGAATTTACATGCACAAGTTTCTGAAAA
It encodes:
- the LOC120010135 gene encoding uncharacterized protein LOC120010135 isoform X1, whose protein sequence is MDTRGTPENAKKGFRIHFLLLRLALAFLFPIFVFVFLLVLIGFIAVLFVDLSVVSPTSVPSQCKIVSSSVDIRSSKVCEPELLNNGGKHVFYPFDRNKFGCRYDYYWASVFEVEYKHQSLGETQVARAEAPNEALPLDCRPSFGAAWLTKDKFKVNKTYDCWYTSGISKVSLYRDGFFNCRTKDLSSAEKMRWYPMLVRSTKILRSWVSNKKGRAVYWRWETIAGVITGFLTSLITISFVKVLSWLPRLARMIAGAVNRVCLKRACFLVAYFSFMGWLAVQYGKRLGFPEIYRIYNH
- the LOC120010135 gene encoding uncharacterized protein LOC120010135 isoform X2 — translated: MDTRGTPENAKKGFRIHFLLLRLALAFLFPIFVFVFLLVLIGFIAVLFVDLSVVSPTSVPSQCKIVSSSVDIRSSKVCEPELLNNGGKHVFYPFDRNKFGCRYDYYWASVFEVEYKHQSLGETQVARAEAPNEALPLDCRPSFGAAWLTKDKFKVNKTYDCWYTSGISKVSLYRDGFFNCRTKDLSSAEKMRWVRSTKILRSWVSNKKGRAVYWRWETIAGVITGFLTSLITISFVKVLSWLPRLARMIAGAVNRVCLKRACFLVAYFSFMGWLAVQYGKRLGFPEIYRIYNH